A stretch of DNA from Orcinus orca chromosome 3, mOrcOrc1.1, whole genome shotgun sequence:
AATGGGGACAGATGTCCCCttccgtttgtttgtttttaagagtacacacctttatttctttattttggctgcattaggtctttgttgctgtgcacgggctttctctagttgcagtgcgcgggcttctcattgtggtggcttctcttgttgtggagcacaggctctaggagcagacttcagtagttgtggtgcacagacttagctgctctgcggcatataggatcttcccggaccagagatcgaacccgtgtcccctgcattggcaggtggattcttaaccgctgcgccaccagggaagccctaaaagtaaataatttttaaattaaaaaaaatgatttctatgAATCATCCTTCCCTTAATTGTAAacctggaaataaataaataaatgctggttGGAACCCACTTCACTGACTTCCTGAATCAATAACGGCCCTGTCACCCACACTGTGAAAAACACAGCTACACAGTATGTGCAATAAATCTACATggatccaggacttccctggtggttcagtgcttaagagtccgcctgccgatgcaggggacatgggtttgagccctggtctgggaggatcccacatgctgctggagcagctaagcccgtgcaccacaactactgagcctgcactctacagcctgcaagccacaactactgagcccgcgtgccacaactactgaagcccacccgcctagagcctgtgctctgcaacaggagaggcccccacagtgagaagcccgtgcaccgcaacgaagagtggcccctgctcgccgcagctagagagggcccacgcacagcaatgaagaaccaacgcagccaaaaataagtaaataaataaatttatttaaaagaaaaaaatctacatggATCCACCTGGAGATATCTGGAAACCAACAAGCGGAGGGAGAAAAGTTGCAAACTAATACATTCAGGATACCATTTATGTaaactgtttaaaatatatattgatattgtTTCCACAGACTCCAGATAAGTGGCAAAGGGATAAAGACTGATCCTGGAAGAATATGCTAATTTCAAAGTAACTGTTACTCCTGAGAAatgggagggggggtgggggtggaggggggggcATCTGTAGGCGGAGGCCTTACTGTCATTGGAGGCTTTCATAATAGGGCTCAAGTTAtattaaaaggaatttttaaaaaaatatctgaagcaaTCGAGCCAAAGTGAATATTTGTTAAACCTGGGTGATGACACAATGACTGTACTCTTCTGACCCTGTGAAATAATCCATTAACACTGTTAATAAGAATGTATAAGCAACTCTAGGATAcataagaaactaacacaagtgggggtggaggggctcAGACACAGAGGCAGAGGATGGGAGATGGGTGGGGATAAGACTTCTCACTGAAACCCTTTATGttgcttgtattttcattttttgaattgtGAAATATAATAAAGCTACAAGAAAGTGTGCAGCCCACACATATAGTTATATACAACTGAAAGAATAATTATAACTCAGGCATCACTGAAGCCCAGATCAAGAAATAACATTGAATAAAGTCCacttagagaaaagcaaacagaattgGAATGCCCAGCTCAATGACCTGTTACAAAGCAAACCCCGCCCACCTGCTGCCACGTGACCACCACCCAGCTGCCTCCACAGCCCGGCGACCCATCCTGACTTCCAGAATGATCACTGCTtggcttttctttatcttttacccCTTAAGGTGTGCATCCACAATGACACTAGGATTGTTCAACTTTATAAAAAAAGGACAATTTGTGTAAACTTTCCACAATGAAAAATATTCCTTTATGAAAAGGAATCATTTGGGTCCTGCTTCCTTTGTTGCATAAAATGTCGGTGAGAATCATCCACATTGCTGTGAGCAGCTGTGAATGCTCCTGCATTCCGGTGCAGTATTCTGTTGGCTAAAACATCACAATTTAGGTATCCAGTCTACTGCAGATGGACTCAGGTGTGGATTGTTTCCGCTTGAGActcatatatatgagatatacGTTACTGCTCTGAACTATGAACACTCTTGTCCAGGCTTCTTTGCTCACTGagcaaactgaattttttttttttttttttggctgcgtagggtcttcgttgctgtgaagacctagttgcggtgagcaggagctactcttccttgcggtgcgcgggcttctcattgcggtggcttctcttgttgcagagcacaggctctgcacatgcaggcttcagtagttgtggcacgcgggctcagtagttgtggcttgcgggctctagagtgcaggctcagtagttgtggcgcacaggcttagttgctccgcggcatgtggaatcttaccagaccaggtattgaacccgtgtcccctgcattagcaggcagattcttaaccactgcgccaccaggaaggtcccttttttaatcatttttaagtgtactgttcagtggcattaagcacattcacagtgttgtgcaaccatcatcaccatccatctccagaactttttcatcatcctaaacagaaactctatacctattaagcaataactcccatTCCCaatctccctgcccctcccaaccaccattctactttctgtctctatgaattccACTACTCTAtgcacctcatataagtggaattatacaatcTATGTCCTTTTCTGActgctttatttctctcagtGTTATGTCTTTcaagttcatccatgctgtagcatgggtcagaatttccttccttttcaaggtggaaatccttttttaaaaatagtatttagggcttccctggtggcgcagtggttgggagtccgcctgctgatgcaggggacacgggttcgtggcccggtccgcgaagatcccacatgccgcggagcggctgggcccgtgagccatggccgctgagcctgcgtgtctggagcctgtgctccacaacgcgagaggccacaacagcgagaggcccgcgtaacgcaaaaaagtatttaatttctACACCACGATCAAAAGTTTTAaacgttttaaaatataaaaaaaataaattaaaaggcatAAAGTAACTATTttcaatagaatttaaaataaaatttctacatAAATATCTTAAACAATAGCTACATTCAAAGTTAAATGTTTTaaacagaaatgtaaatatttaaaataaatgttaagtaaagctttaaataattattgaaaattaaaattttaataaagatactaagatcaaattaaaaagcataaaataaataatgttatgaacaatatttaaataagtgtttataaaatttaaatatttcgaatagatttaaaatatttaaattaaaatataaagtaccACGTAGATTGAACTTAAAATTGAAATGACATttgaatgtttaaatatttaaatgattttaaatgttaaacatttaaattttaacatagaaagtaattgctttttttttttttttttctgggatcttccgggaccgggtcacgaacccgtggtccctgtatcggcaggcggactctcaaccactgcgccaccagggaagcccgtaagtgcttttttaaaatatataattaaattttaaatacgaCTTTAATAAATTAACTGctacaataatatttaaaattacacttgaagatgtgtaaaaaaatatattactcccctcttctccctgcccAGAACAGAGGCAGTAGGGAAGCTACTGGCCTCCTCCGGGACTTCAGCAAACCTCACGCGCAGGCAGCGCCTTGGCCAGCCCGGCCAGCTCGCGAGGACCCCGTAGGGCCAATATGGCTGCGCCCGTACGGCAGGCGCGCAGCCTGCTCGGGTTGGTGACGACCCTAGGCCCGGGCTCCCGCGGCTACCGAGCGCCTCCGCCCCCGCGCCGCTCAAGGGGGCCCTGGTGGCCCGACCCAGATGACCCACTGACCCCGCCCTGGCAGCTGGGGCCGCGCTACGCAGCTAAGCAGTTCGGGCGGCATGGCGCCGCCTCCGGGGTGGCCGCCGGTTCTCTGTGGCCTTCGCGGAAACAGCTGCACGAGCTGGAGGCTGAGGAGCGCGAATGGTACCCGAGCCTGGCGGCCATGCAGGAGTCGCTGCGGGTCCAGCAGCTGGCCGAGGAGCAGAAGCTACAAGCCAGGTGCGTGCGTGCGGTCGGGCAGGCGCGGGGCTGCGGGCCGTGGGTGAACTGTGTCCCAACAGCAGTACTTAGTCCATTGGGCAGTTTATCGCGGGGTTTGTATGCAGTATTTACGTGAATCCTCACCTAGATACAAAACAGACTTCTGAATAACAGTTCATTTAGTCATTCATCAACAAATCTTTACTGAGCGCCTACTGTGCGCAAGGTCTTGCCCCCACtactgaggacacagcagggaacaaaacaaagataatttCAGGTGTCGACAGAGagccattaggaaaataaaattgcGTGGAGAATGCATGCCTGAGGGGGACTTCGGTTTGGTAGGCCTCAGGCCTGAGAATTTGACGTTTAAATGTTTAAGCAGAAACCTGAATGATCAGTGGTAGTCATGGGAAGATCGTAGGCAGAGCGTTCTCAGTAGCGGGAACagctggtgcaaaggccctgaggtaggaatgtGCTTTAAGGAACAGCCTGGACATTAGTGTAGCTGGGGAATAGTGGGAAGTGATGGGGCATAGAATCAAGGGCAGAGGTCAGCCTTCAAGGCAGGTCTGAAGGATTTGGAGTAGAATGGAAGCAAGACCAGGGACATTGATTGTGCCACTTAACCGAAGGGAGGGGGCAGCCAAAGGCAGGCAGGTGTGTTCCTGGTGTTTATTGTTCTTGTCCTCACAGCAGCTCTAAGAGGAAGAGGGAACCACCCTTATTTCAGAGCTAGGACACTGAGGCCTAGGAAGGTGAAGTCACTTGTCCAGTCACTTAGGCAGTGAACGGTGGAGTTAGGATGTGAACACCTCTCTGATGACCCCAGTTGTCCCAGCTGGTTGACCCTGCCATGGGGCTTTCAGCTTCATGTTTCTAATTCTTAAAATGGGACAGTGACTCACACCTACAAACTCACAGGATTGGAGGGAAAGGTCCAATCCATTTCTTGCCTTCACTTCTGTGCCTCGAAGTAGGCCTGGCATACAGTGGTTGCTCAGTGATGTCTGTAGGACGGAGGAGTGAGCTGTGGGAATAGCTGGCGTAACACGCAGCATAACATGCGACATTCAGTAGACAGCTCAGGGAAACGTTGCGTTGACTTGGGGTCTGCTCCTAGGAATTACTGGGACTTGGTTCTCTCATGCTCAAGGCTACACATGTTGGTTTCTCTTCCCCGCCTCTCTTCACTTGTCAAGAATTTTTCTTCACAGTTTTAATGGCCACCATAAGTCTTCCTGGTCTTTCATCTGGAGATGTGGGGGTGTTGGGAGAGGCAGGATGTGGGCAAAGgcttgggggtgggtggtgggtggatgGGTACTGCTCTGGCTGCCCTCACTGACCACTCTCTTTCCCCTGCAGGGAGCAGCTCATTGAAGAGCGCATGGCCAAGATGCCACAGATGATTGAGAactggcagcggcagcagcaggagCGCAGGGAGAAGGAGCAAGCAGACAAGGAGCGGAGGGCTCGGCTGCAGGCTGAGGCCCAGGAGCGCCTGGGATACCACGTGGACCCGAGGAGTGCCCGCTTCCAGGAGCTGCTGCAGGACTTGGAGAAGCAGCATCGCAAGCGCCTCAAagaggagaaacaaagaaagaagaaggaggcACGAGCTGCTGCGATGGCCGCTGCTGCAGCCCAAGACCCAGCAGACTCTGCAACACCCAGCTCCTGAGTTGTGTTCTTTCCCAATAAAACCTGCTGCCTGATAGCCTCACCCCTGAAGAGCTCTGCATCCTCTCTTATCACACCCCTCCCTGGGCACCCTGGTTCTTTCCCCAGCACCTGGAGCCAGGGAATCCTCACCCTTCCCTGACTCTGCTCACTTAGGGACTCTAGGCCTTGCCGACTAACTCTGGGGCTTCAGGGGGAGTGAAAGGGGGATGCAATGGGGAAATAATGGAGGAGCAGATGGCAGAGGAGAAGAGGGCTTCTGTTTACCAACATTAATCTCCAGTAATTAGCCAATTACCAGGGGGGAAGTGTAGCCAAAACAGactgtggtgatgatggtggggggcagggagaagcagCCCTTCCAAGGCTGAGCCAGGGCTGGGGCTCATTGCCTGGGAGTGAGacagcttgggggagggggagtgaagACACTGGGAGCCCCAGTCTGCAGAGGTTGACAGACCCCTCTGCCCTTTCCTGGCATTCCCGCATCTCCTGTGTCCAACTAGCCCCAGACCCATACAAGCTGGAGTGGGAAGCCCCAGCAGGCACAAACCACAGGACTggcttttaaaactttattcactTCAAAATCTTTTATCAGAGACACGGTTCtgttctggggtggggggtggccttGACCTCCAGAATGACTCTGATGTTTCCCCTTCCCCAGGCAAGACAAACCAGACCTCCTCCTCCCCAGCAAAAGGATGCAGGATGAAGGCCAAGGCCAGACCATGGAGGGGTCTTGGGCCTCTGAGTGCTCACCCCAGATGGAAAGATTTGGGCCACTCCAATGGAGAATCAAAGTTTGGAGCTCCAGCTACCCCGCACCCTGCAGGAGGGCGGGGGAGCTCTCAGGGCCTCTTTGGGGGATGGGGAAGCAAACAGCCGCCTCTCCATCTGGCTGCAGGGAGCTGGGACAGAGGCCAAGAGGGGCCCATCTGTCACCTCCAGTCCTGCCAGCTCCTTGGAGCAGGCTGGGCtcgggtgggggatgggaggacaGCTGTCTGGCCCAGGTCTTCTCAGGCCAAGATGGGAATGCGGGGCCACTTTAGGAGAGTGGGAAGTTGGGGTGgagtgttttggtttttcttagtttttgatttttttttccacttcttaaataaacatgaatatatatatatttttttcttttataaaacttttgtggagttgggggtggggaggagggagcggTGGGCAGCCTGGCCTCCCGGCATCACTCGTCATCAAAGTTCTGACTCAGGAGGAAGTTGGCAGCCAAGTTCTCGTTTTTTTCACAAGCGAAGTAGGCCTGGATCACCAGGCTCTCTGGGAAGCCCAGGGCCTTCAACTGCAGGAAGATGGGCAGGTATGAGCAAGAGGTAGGGGCCCTGCCCACCCATGAGGTCACCCCTCTCAGCCAGATCTCTTACCCTCTCTATAGCCTCTTTTTCCTGCGGTGTCACCTGGATGTAGTTCATCTGTGGGGCCTCCTCGCCTATCGCGCCCACCTCACCCTCCACGTCCGAGATGTCTGCCAGCTCCCCAGGGGGCTCGTTCAACATCTGGATGAATTGCTCCTGGTGCCGGCTGATTTGCTGTGGGAGACGGAGAGTGGTGGTGACCCACAGCCCTTGTCCCCCGCCTCCCCAGGTCCCTGTCACAGcccttgctttttctttcattcactcagcaaatatttagagGGTGTCTATTCTGGCCATACAGCCACACGGTGGACATGGGCCCTGTCCTAGAAGGAGCTGATGTTCCAGGGTGGCAAGGCAGGCCGTAAACAAGCAAGCAAGTTGACAGCAACTTACAGTGTAAATACTGGGCGTAACATACATTAGGGTAGATCTTGGGCTGGGAAAGACACTTTAGGCCAGGAGCGAGGGCCCTGTGAACTACTGGGTGGGGAAGGAAGTTTCCCTCCACGTAGAGCAAAAATCaaagtgcaaaggcccagggaTGGGGTCCATTTGGCAAATTCCAAAAGCAAAAGATCCATGTGGCAAAACAGTAaacaaggaagggaaggaggaagcagaAGATCAGATCAGAGAGTCAGGGACCAGATATGCTTTCTTCTAGTGTGATGGGACACCAcagtggtgaggattaaatagggAAAGACATCTGTGTACCTTTTAAAAAGATTAACTCATCTGGGTGTTGCGTATCTGGGGGTTCTAATATGCCTCTCTCTATTTTTATGTACCTCTGAAAATTTACACATCAAAGGAAAAAGTGCTTTTTCAGGAATCTGGCTCCTAGTGGAGAATGGACCGTGGGGGCTGTGCAGATGCAGAGAACTgggtggtggctgccaggggacCTGGGAGAAGATGAGGTGGCAGCCACAGAGGTGGAGTGCAGGGCTGGGCTGAGTGAGATGTTCTGGAAGTAGAGCAAAGAGGACAGGTGAGAGACAACCCCAGCAGGCCCCCAGTGCCTGGGGCTCAAGCAACCCCAGGTCCTTGCGGGGTTACGGAGGGCTGGGAGGATCTGTTCTGGTCTTGGATATCTAAAAAGCATTTTCATGGAGGTATCAAGTCAGTCACGGGAGAGCATGGCATCCAGAGGGTCCAGACTGGTCATATGGATTTAAGGGTCACCACAGACTGAAAGCCCCAGGATTGATTGCAAATAAATGGAGATGCGCAGCCCTGGCCCTCCAACATCTGGAGGTGAGCGGGAGTCAGCACAGGAGACTGAAAAGTCGGCGGTAGAAGCAGCAGACGCCTGAACCAGGAGAGGCAGGTTTTCACAGAGGACCCAGGAGACCCTGTCACACCCAGGGGCCACTGCCCCTCCGCCTAGGAACCTTCAAGGACAGGATGGAGCCTTGCCGAGCACAGTGGTCCCAAAACCAACTAGGGCACAGCAGTCCTGGGTGCTGCCATACAACCCTATGGACATTCAGAAAGCAACAGCTAAACGCGGAGTGGAGccagagcacaggatccagagACTGGAGGCAGACACACACTCCACCAGTTGCCAGGCTGCTCCAAGCCTCTGACATCTTCCTCCATGGAGTGGAGATGACAGTAGCACCCACACCTTACAGAGTGGTTGAGAGCATTACATGAAACCACGTAGGTCATTAGGTCGCACGGAACAGCAGAAGGCTGTCGTTAGTCCTGCTTTCCAAGCATAGAGATGCCTACATACCACACTGGGCCAGGCTCACTCTCTGGGGCTGTGGTACCCACAGGAGAAGGGAGATGGTACCTGCACTGACTCCCTCTGTCCCCAGGCCTGTACCTGTAAAAGCTGGGGGTTCTCCTGGCCCAGCTGCTGAAGCAGGGCTGGCAGCAGCGCCGGATTCTGCTGAATCACCTGCCGCATGTTCTGGAACTGGGGCTGATCCCGCAGGAATTCCAAGGGGTTCTCTCCTGCTGGCAGGAGGAAAGGGTGCGGTCAGATACCACCCTGGGCTCCCTGAAGTATGGGGGGTTGGGATGAGTCAGGTGCCTTGATAGCAGACACCCCACATGCACACCTCCCAATCCACTCACCTGCTTCTGTGGCTGGCTGCTCGGGTACTTGGCTCTCCTGGACAGAACCGTGTTCTGGCTCGGGGCTCCCAGGAATTCCCTGTCAGGGGTCCTATTTAGTTCAAAGCACAGACTGCCCACTGCCTCCTTCCTGCATACTCAGCCCTGGCGGGAGACACGT
This window harbors:
- the GADD45GIP1 gene encoding growth arrest and DNA damage-inducible proteins-interacting protein 1 — translated: MAAPVRQARSLLGLVTTLGPGSRGYRAPPPPRRSRGPWWPDPDDPLTPPWQLGPRYAAKQFGRHGAASGVAAGSLWPSRKQLHELEAEEREWYPSLAAMQESLRVQQLAEEQKLQAREQLIEERMAKMPQMIENWQRQQQERREKEQADKERRARLQAEAQERLGYHVDPRSARFQELLQDLEKQHRKRLKEEKQRKKKEARAAAMAAAAAQDPADSATPSS